Proteins encoded together in one Clostridia bacterium window:
- a CDS encoding flagellin has product MRINHNLSALNAWKNLVTNDDGQNKTLEKLSSGLRIGRAADDAAGLSISEKMRGQIKGLNQASRNAQDGISLLQTAEGALGETHSILQRMRELAVQSASDTVTDKDRVEIQKEVDALAVEITRIADTTEFNTQKLLNGDYSSKIIHIGANASQSLTVNISATASTNLSVGGAVAAQDLFDHQVTGSMTMSMTGTRNQTDTTRIRVTVDGTATNKTLAEYDASTGTWTDKETVAVGNNFAAWEGVTISTLAHTANSVTESYIMGSASGIHVESQWGANQSISVINTAINTVSSERSKLGAIQNRLDHTIANLATSSENLTAAESRIRDVDIAVEMMSFTKYQILSQASTAMLAQANQKPQAVLQLLR; this is encoded by the coding sequence ATGAGGATCAACCACAACCTCTCCGCGCTGAACGCGTGGAAGAACCTGGTCACCAATGACGACGGCCAGAACAAGACCCTGGAGAAGCTGTCGAGCGGACTGAGGATCGGCAGAGCGGCTGATGATGCAGCCGGGCTATCCATCTCGGAGAAGATGAGGGGCCAGATCAAAGGGCTGAACCAGGCATCGCGAAACGCCCAGGACGGGATATCGCTCCTGCAGACCGCTGAGGGCGCCCTCGGAGAGACCCATTCGATCCTTCAGAGGATGAGAGAGCTGGCGGTGCAGTCTGCATCCGACACCGTGACTGATAAGGACCGCGTGGAGATTCAGAAGGAAGTCGACGCGCTGGCGGTGGAGATCACTCGCATCGCCGATACCACGGAGTTCAACACTCAGAAGCTGCTGAACGGCGACTATTCTAGCAAGATAATCCATATCGGCGCGAACGCGTCTCAGAGCCTCACAGTGAACATCTCCGCGACGGCGTCCACCAACCTCTCAGTTGGAGGCGCGGTAGCCGCCCAGGATCTCTTTGATCACCAGGTCACAGGGTCGATGACGATGTCGATGACTGGGACTAGGAACCAGACTGACACGACCAGGATCAGAGTGACCGTGGATGGGACTGCAACCAACAAGACACTCGCAGAGTATGACGCATCCACCGGCACATGGACCGACAAAGAGACTGTGGCCGTGGGCAACAACTTTGCTGCCTGGGAGGGCGTCACCATCAGCACTCTGGCCCACACGGCCAATTCCGTGACCGAGTCCTACATCATGGGTTCGGCGAGCGGCATCCATGTGGAAAGCCAGTGGGGTGCAAACCAGTCGATTTCGGTCATCAACACCGCGATCAACACGGTATCGAGCGAGCGCTCCAAGCTCGGCGCGATCCAGAACAGGCTTGACCACACCATCGCTAACCTGGCCACATCGAGTGAGAACCTGACGGCTGCCGAGAGCCGCATCCGAGACGTCGACATCGCAGTCGAGATGATGAGCTTCACAAAGTATCAGATCCTGAGCCAGGCCTCCACTGCGATGCTCGCTCAGGCGAACCAGAAGCCCCAGGCCGTGCTGCAGCTGCTGAGATAG
- a CDS encoding flagellin translates to IQNRLDHTIANLATSSENLTAAESRIRDVDIAVEMMSFTKYQILSQASTAMLAQANQKPQAVLQLLR, encoded by the coding sequence GATCCAGAACAGGCTTGATCACACCATTGCCAACCTGGCCACATCGAGTGAGAACCTGACGGCGGCCGAGAGCCGCATCCGTGACGTCGACATCGCAGTGGAGATGATGAGCTTCACGAAGTACCAGATCCTGAGCCAGGCCTCCACCGCGATGCTCGCTCAGGCTAACCAGAAACCCCAGGCTGTGCTGCAACTGCTCAGGTAG